In Thioalkalivibrio paradoxus ARh 1, the following are encoded in one genomic region:
- a CDS encoding N-acetylglutaminylglutamine amidotransferase → MCGIAGEFVWGDRRADVDAVARMLPALARRGPDADGVWASGRAALGHRRLSILDLSQRAHQPMFDPETGLALVFNGAIYNFRTLRAELERRGHRFFSSGDTEVILKGYAEWGEGVVARLHGMFAFALFDSRTQKILLARDRMGIKPLYLARSGHGIRFASNTQALLDSGGVDPALDPEALHLLFSLHAVVPAPRTVLRGIRKLQPGHYLLIEADGHEHLERYWQLCARRPEQAIDDDEWRERIEAGLRRAVRRRLEVADVPVGVLLSGGLDSSLLVALAVEEGAQDLRTFTVGFEDQPEEKGSEFEFSDPVAERYATDHQRTLIPNSEVLRRLPEAVAAMAEPMFGQDAVAFYLLAEQVSQHVKVVQSGQGADEVFGGYFWYPKMAEERSGDWAERFRKHYFDRDDPEMRELLAAPPPNDLAGEWLRAELAMLETDRADSFIDAVLALDVTTLIVDDPVKRVDNMTMAFGLEARVPFLDHELVETAAAMPPHLKLGDGGKKVLKQIARGRLPDAVLDRPKGYFPVPALKYVRGDFLEFMRDILGSQAARERGIYRPEYVQRLLDAPDQYFTRIQGSKLWHLALLEFWLQTHVDRA, encoded by the coding sequence ATGTGCGGAATTGCGGGGGAATTCGTCTGGGGTGACCGGCGTGCGGACGTCGATGCGGTGGCGCGGATGCTGCCCGCGTTGGCGCGGCGCGGACCTGACGCGGATGGCGTCTGGGCTTCCGGCCGGGCGGCGCTGGGGCACCGGAGGCTGTCGATCCTCGATCTGTCGCAACGCGCGCACCAGCCGATGTTCGATCCGGAAACCGGGCTGGCGCTGGTGTTCAACGGCGCGATCTACAATTTCCGGACTCTGCGCGCGGAGCTCGAGCGGCGCGGGCACCGCTTTTTCTCCAGCGGCGACACCGAGGTCATCCTCAAGGGCTATGCCGAGTGGGGCGAGGGGGTCGTGGCCCGGCTGCACGGCATGTTCGCGTTCGCGCTGTTCGACTCCAGGACCCAGAAGATCCTGCTTGCCCGGGACCGCATGGGCATCAAGCCGTTGTACCTGGCGCGTTCGGGGCACGGGATCCGGTTCGCGTCGAACACGCAGGCCCTGCTGGACAGCGGCGGTGTCGATCCCGCGCTGGATCCCGAGGCATTGCATCTGCTGTTCTCGTTGCACGCGGTGGTGCCGGCGCCACGCACCGTGCTGCGCGGGATCCGCAAGCTGCAGCCGGGCCATTACCTGCTGATCGAGGCCGACGGCCACGAACACCTGGAACGCTACTGGCAGCTCTGTGCGCGGCGTCCGGAACAGGCGATCGACGACGACGAATGGCGCGAGCGCATCGAGGCCGGGCTGCGTCGGGCGGTCCGGCGGCGGCTGGAAGTGGCCGACGTGCCGGTCGGCGTGCTGCTTTCCGGCGGGCTGGACTCGAGCCTGCTGGTCGCGCTCGCGGTCGAGGAGGGCGCGCAGGACCTGCGCACCTTCACCGTGGGGTTCGAGGACCAGCCGGAGGAAAAGGGCTCGGAGTTCGAGTTTTCGGACCCGGTCGCCGAGCGCTACGCGACCGACCACCAGCGCACACTGATTCCGAACAGCGAAGTGCTCCGCCGCCTGCCCGAGGCGGTTGCGGCGATGGCCGAGCCGATGTTCGGGCAGGACGCGGTCGCGTTCTACCTGCTCGCCGAGCAGGTCTCGCAGCATGTGAAGGTCGTGCAGTCGGGGCAGGGCGCCGACGAGGTGTTCGGCGGCTATTTCTGGTACCCGAAGATGGCTGAGGAACGCTCCGGCGACTGGGCCGAGCGCTTCCGCAAGCACTATTTCGACCGCGACGACCCGGAGATGCGCGAGCTGCTCGCCGCGCCGCCGCCGAACGATCTGGCCGGCGAGTGGCTGCGGGCGGAGTTGGCGATGCTCGAGACCGACCGGGCCGACAGCTTCATCGACGCGGTGCTTGCGCTCGACGTGACCACGCTGATCGTCGACGACCCGGTGAAGCGGGTCGACAACATGACGATGGCCTTCGGGCTCGAGGCCCGGGTGCCGTTCCTGGACCACGAGCTGGTCGAGACCGCGGCGGCGATGCCGCCGCACCTGAAGCTCGGCGACGGCGGCAAGAAGGTGCTGAAGCAGATTGCCCGCGGGCGGCTGCCGGACGCGGTGCTCGACCGACCGAAGGGCTATTTCCCGGTGCCCGCGCTGAAGTACGTGCGCGGCGATTTCCTGGAGTTCATGCGCGATATCCTGGGGTCGCAGGCGGCGCGCGAACGCGGCATCTACCGGCCCGAATACGTGCAGCGCCTGCTCGACGCGCCCGACCAGTACTTCACGCGCATCCAGGGCTCCAAACTCTGGCATCTGGCGCTGCTCGAGTTCTGGCTGCAGACCCACGTCGACCGCGCGTAA
- a CDS encoding patatin-like phospholipase family protein, translating to MRASFEEGDAMMQYGFSRGRRKALALMLGAAIAPWVTARGASPEPRIGLALGSGGARGLAHILVFEVLDMLELRPHRIAGSSIGAVMGSLYAAGLSAQDIHDALDRVTVSQDESWFQALLDRELTRWLRFVEPGFERGGLVKAEAFTEFLAETAGVAAFEELEIPLQVVATDFWAREMVVLESGPLWPAVRASMAMPGLFKPVNHQDTLLVDGGLTNPLPYDLLDDCDLVIAVDVLGTRTPDGSEVPSSLDSIFNTFQIMQSAILGEKLRSSPPDFLVRPDIQDVRVLDFHRFEDIFEQARPARDALAADLREYLAQRR from the coding sequence ATGCGCGCAAGCTTCGAGGAGGGCGATGCCATGATGCAGTACGGCTTTTCCCGCGGTCGCCGCAAGGCGCTGGCGCTGATGCTCGGGGCGGCAATCGCCCCTTGGGTGACGGCGCGGGGGGCGTCCCCGGAACCGCGGATCGGTTTGGCGCTCGGCAGCGGCGGTGCCCGCGGGCTGGCCCATATTCTGGTGTTCGAGGTTCTGGACATGCTCGAGCTGCGGCCGCACCGGATTGCCGGCTCGAGCATCGGCGCGGTGATGGGTTCGCTGTACGCAGCCGGGTTGTCGGCGCAGGACATCCACGATGCACTCGACCGCGTGACCGTGTCGCAAGACGAAAGCTGGTTCCAGGCCCTGCTGGATCGGGAGCTGACACGCTGGCTGCGGTTCGTCGAACCCGGGTTCGAGCGCGGGGGGCTGGTAAAGGCGGAGGCCTTCACCGAGTTCCTTGCGGAGACCGCGGGCGTGGCCGCGTTCGAGGAGCTGGAGATTCCGCTACAGGTGGTGGCGACGGACTTCTGGGCCCGGGAGATGGTTGTGCTGGAGTCGGGGCCGTTGTGGCCGGCGGTGCGGGCCAGCATGGCCATGCCCGGCCTGTTCAAGCCCGTGAACCACCAGGACACGCTGTTGGTCGACGGCGGATTGACCAACCCGCTGCCCTACGATCTGCTGGACGACTGCGACCTGGTGATTGCGGTCGATGTGCTGGGGACGCGGACCCCGGACGGCTCCGAGGTGCCGTCGTCGCTGGATAGCATATTCAATACGTTTCAGATCATGCAGTCGGCGATCCTGGGCGAGAAACTGCGCAGTTCACCCCCCGATTTCCTGGTGCGGCCGGATATTCAAGACGTGCGCGTGCTCGATTTCCACCGATTCGAGGACATCTTCGAGCAGGCGCGTCCGGCCCGGGATGCGCTGGCAGCGGATCTGCGCGAGTACCTCGCCCAACGGCGTTGA
- a CDS encoding LysR family transcriptional regulator, translating to MPKVTLEQWRMLKAVVEAGGFAKAAERVHKSPSSINHAVQKLQTQLGVALLEVRGRKAELTEAGEALLRRAGHLLNDARDMENLALSLAAGIESEIALAVDQIVPQPAVIDALQRFATEFPGIRVQVHETVLDGGAELLRSGRVDLWLGPEVPAGFLGEPLGQIRLICVAHPAHPLGQAGGRFALRDLRSSREVVVRASGDTGDGDRDEPEAPQRWTVGHMSTALQIVQAGLAFAWLPECLVRQALDRGSLAAVALEAGSTRVMPFSLVFADRDRAGAATRSLGATLCSVFEERSPESEALPDWWSLARCGSRPEL from the coding sequence ATGCCAAAGGTGACTCTCGAGCAGTGGCGCATGCTCAAGGCAGTGGTCGAGGCCGGCGGCTTCGCGAAGGCTGCAGAACGTGTGCACAAGAGTCCGTCGAGCATCAACCACGCAGTCCAGAAGTTGCAGACTCAGCTCGGGGTCGCGCTGCTCGAGGTCCGCGGGCGCAAGGCCGAGCTGACCGAGGCGGGCGAGGCGTTGCTGCGCCGCGCGGGGCATTTGCTGAACGACGCCCGGGACATGGAAAATCTGGCGTTGTCGCTGGCAGCGGGGATCGAGTCGGAGATCGCGCTTGCAGTCGACCAGATCGTGCCGCAGCCAGCGGTGATCGATGCGTTGCAGCGGTTTGCGACCGAGTTCCCGGGCATCCGTGTGCAGGTCCATGAAACCGTTCTCGATGGCGGCGCCGAACTCTTGCGTTCGGGCCGCGTGGATCTGTGGTTGGGGCCCGAGGTTCCGGCTGGCTTTCTGGGTGAACCGCTGGGTCAGATCCGGTTGATCTGCGTTGCGCATCCGGCGCATCCCCTGGGGCAGGCGGGTGGCCGGTTCGCGCTGCGGGATCTCCGGTCGTCGCGCGAAGTGGTGGTGCGGGCTTCCGGGGACACCGGCGACGGCGACCGGGACGAGCCGGAGGCCCCGCAGCGCTGGACGGTGGGCCATATGAGCACCGCGCTGCAGATCGTGCAGGCCGGGCTTGCGTTCGCCTGGCTGCCCGAGTGCCTGGTTCGGCAGGCACTGGACCGGGGCAGTCTGGCGGCGGTCGCGCTGGAGGCCGGATCGACCCGCGTAATGCCGTTCTCGCTGGTGTTCGCGGATCGTGATCGGGCGGGCGCCGCCACGCGCAGTCTGGGCGCGACGCTGTGCTCGGTGTTCGAGGAACGCTCTCCCGAGTCCGAGGCACTGCCCGACTGGTGGTCGCTGGCGCGTTGCGGATCCCGGCCCGAACTGTAA
- a CDS encoding TetR/AcrR family transcriptional regulator yields MGTRERKLRERSAREMLFIETAQDLIRHDGLLNLRMSRLADACDYATGTLYQHFASKEDLLLAIATEDLKRRAAAFARLPDLPLGTRDRMLAVILTDIDFGQRHPDYFRLVQYVSTEVIWDSASAERRERLLEEGAPISQAVSRIVSAAIEAQDLPRSAGLRPIEIAAGPWCLNTGMHTLIHAQGLLEAYAVREPYDLLLHHSHALLNGLGWRPLAKLDDSDALARQNERVRLLLDSDPTPPASTA; encoded by the coding sequence ATGGGCACCCGGGAACGCAAGCTGCGGGAACGCAGCGCCCGCGAGATGCTGTTCATCGAGACGGCACAGGATCTGATCCGCCACGACGGTCTGCTGAATCTGCGGATGTCGCGGCTTGCCGACGCCTGCGACTACGCAACCGGCACGCTGTACCAGCATTTCGCTTCCAAGGAGGATCTGCTGCTGGCGATCGCAACCGAGGACCTGAAACGCCGCGCCGCGGCGTTTGCACGCCTGCCGGACCTGCCGCTGGGCACGCGTGACCGGATGCTTGCGGTGATCCTGACCGACATCGATTTCGGCCAGCGCCACCCGGATTACTTCCGCCTGGTCCAGTACGTCAGCACCGAGGTCATCTGGGATAGCGCGTCCGCCGAACGGCGCGAACGGCTGCTGGAGGAAGGCGCGCCGATCAGTCAGGCCGTATCGCGCATCGTCTCGGCAGCAATCGAGGCGCAGGATCTCCCGCGCAGCGCCGGCCTGCGCCCGATCGAGATCGCCGCGGGGCCATGGTGTCTGAATACCGGCATGCATACCCTGATCCACGCGCAGGGACTGCTCGAAGCATACGCAGTCCGCGAGCCGTACGACCTGCTGCTGCACCACAGCCACGCGCTGCTCAACGGCCTTGGCTGGCGGCCGCTCGCGAAGCTCGACGACTCCGATGCACTCGCCCGGCAGAACGAGCGCGTGCGCCTGCTGCTGGATTCCGATCCCACCCCGCCGGCCTCAACGGCCTGA
- a CDS encoding TIGR02281 family clan AA aspartic protease: MRRFRTHYDNLQVKENASPEVIQAAWISLRRKWHPDHHPDQPQQAERIRQLIDEAYQVLSDPQRRRDHDAWVRVQQAGFDAVDPAPVGVQPGLPGRVNSARRPGPLRLTLITLGWIVVLALLWWAFDDYLERREFPNRNLAIAEGGSTELVLRRNHVGQYLAPGTINGGPVTFLLDTGATQVSVPEHLADDLGLQPGRRGRALTANGPVDIRHTLIPEVALGPFVLRNVSGHINPGMTSDQVLLGMSVLKHLDFAQREGQLILTLP, encoded by the coding sequence GTGAGACGCTTTCGAACCCACTACGACAACCTGCAGGTCAAGGAAAACGCCAGTCCGGAAGTGATTCAGGCGGCGTGGATCTCGCTGAGGCGGAAGTGGCACCCGGACCACCACCCGGACCAGCCGCAGCAGGCGGAGCGCATCCGGCAACTGATCGACGAAGCCTATCAGGTGTTGTCGGATCCGCAGCGGCGCCGGGATCACGATGCCTGGGTTCGGGTGCAGCAAGCGGGGTTCGACGCCGTGGATCCGGCGCCGGTGGGTGTGCAGCCCGGCCTGCCCGGGCGCGTGAACAGCGCCCGGCGCCCTGGGCCGCTGCGCCTGACTCTGATCACGCTGGGCTGGATCGTGGTGTTGGCGCTGCTCTGGTGGGCGTTCGACGATTACCTGGAGCGCAGGGAGTTTCCCAATCGGAACCTGGCCATCGCCGAAGGTGGCAGCACGGAACTGGTGCTGCGTCGCAACCACGTCGGACAGTATCTGGCTCCGGGCACGATCAATGGCGGACCCGTGACATTCCTGCTGGACACGGGGGCCACGCAGGTGTCGGTGCCCGAGCACCTGGCCGATGATCTGGGGTTGCAACCCGGCCGCCGTGGCCGGGCGCTGACCGCGAACGGGCCGGTCGATATCCGCCACACGCTCATCCCGGAAGTCGCGCTGGGGCCGTTCGTGCTGCGCAACGTGTCGGGGCATATCAATCCGGGAATGACCAGTGACCAGGTCCTGCTGGGAATGAGTGTGCTGAAGCACCTGGATTTCGCGCAGCGGGAAGGGCAGCTCATTCTGACGCTCCCGTAG
- a CDS encoding efflux RND transporter periplasmic adaptor subunit gives MSKRFILMLIAVTLVFGGIFGFKAFVDSQIDAYFDSMPVPTATITATEARQDRWTPKIRAVGSLEAVQGAMLSTEVGGIVREILLQPGTEVMEGSVLLRLDTETDRAELTALEAAARLAEQELQRARRLAQERNISEAEVQRRQSEAEQARAAVAAQRARINQKTLRAPFDGILGIRRVNLGQYVSPGDPIVTLESVDPIYLNFTLAERRLGQVRPGQPVRLEVDAFAERFDGTISAIEPRVRAGSRTFEVQALVHNPEGKLRAGQFARVTLAAGEPEDVIVLPQTAIRFNPFGNSVFVTYRDDQDTLRVRERFVQTGERRGDLIRIVDGLEAGERVASSGLLKLQNETPVEITDEARPSEDPAPRPDNA, from the coding sequence ATGTCCAAGCGCTTCATTCTGATGCTGATCGCGGTGACCCTGGTCTTCGGGGGCATCTTCGGTTTCAAGGCCTTCGTCGATTCCCAGATCGACGCCTACTTCGACAGCATGCCGGTACCGACCGCGACGATCACCGCCACCGAGGCGCGGCAGGATCGCTGGACACCGAAGATCCGCGCGGTCGGATCGCTGGAGGCGGTGCAAGGCGCGATGCTCAGCACCGAAGTCGGCGGGATCGTGCGCGAGATCCTGCTGCAGCCCGGCACCGAGGTGATGGAGGGCAGCGTACTGCTGCGCCTGGACACCGAAACCGATCGGGCGGAGCTGACCGCTCTGGAAGCTGCGGCGCGACTCGCCGAGCAGGAACTGCAGCGCGCGCGCCGGCTGGCGCAGGAGCGCAACATTTCCGAGGCCGAAGTCCAGCGCCGGCAAAGCGAAGCCGAACAGGCTCGCGCCGCGGTCGCCGCACAGCGCGCGCGCATCAATCAGAAAACCCTGCGCGCGCCCTTCGACGGCATCCTCGGCATCCGCCGGGTCAACCTCGGCCAGTACGTATCGCCCGGCGACCCGATCGTGACCCTGGAATCGGTGGACCCGATCTACCTGAACTTCACGCTGGCGGAGCGCCGCCTCGGGCAGGTCCGCCCCGGGCAGCCGGTGCGGCTGGAGGTCGACGCCTTCGCCGAACGCTTCGACGGGACGATCAGCGCGATCGAACCACGGGTCCGTGCGGGCTCGCGCACGTTCGAGGTTCAGGCACTGGTACATAACCCCGAGGGCAAGCTGCGCGCCGGCCAGTTCGCCCGGGTCACGCTGGCGGCGGGCGAGCCCGAAGACGTGATCGTGCTGCCGCAGACGGCGATCCGTTTCAATCCGTTCGGCAATTCGGTGTTCGTGACCTACCGGGACGACCAGGACACGCTGCGGGTGCGCGAACGCTTCGTGCAGACCGGCGAGCGCCGGGGCGACCTGATCCGCATCGTCGATGGGCTCGAGGCGGGCGAGCGGGTCGCGAGCAGCGGATTGCTGAAGCTGCAAAACGAGACCCCGGTCGAGATCACCGACGAAGCCCGACCGAGCGAGGACCCTGCTCCCCGCCCCGATAACGCCTGA
- a CDS encoding efflux RND transporter permease subunit, producing MRFTDLFIRKPVLATVVSLFILLLGLRAIVDLNVRQFPEVKNAVVTVSTAYIGADADLIQGFVTTPLEREVAAAEGIDYLVSTSVPGISVIQAYLRLDHDPNEALTQIAAQVNKVRGDLPAEAEDPVVELAVGESIAAMYLSFFSDRLANNQITDYLTRVVEPELSTIAGVQRAEILGGETFAMRIWLDAERMAAYGVTGRDVRAALQANNVLAAVGRTRGQLVTVDLTAETDLSRLEEFERLIVREEDGAMVRIEDIATVELGSENYDVSVRFNAQNATFVGIELSPDANALDVIADVRQAFRDRIRPQLPEGLNAEIVYDSTEYIESAIEEVLLTIALALGVVLIVIYLFLGSLRSVAIPAVSIPLSLIGTFLLMLLMGFSINLLTLLAMVLAIGIVVDDAIIMVENVHRHIEDGMKPFDAAIQGARELAWPIVAMSTTLIAVFLPIGFVGGLTGTLFIEFAFTLAGAVLISGIIALTLSPMLASRILKGHEGGRPGGRLEGWLDARFNALQARYRHRLHGALNERFTLLVFGLIVLVSCYFLFITSASELEPPEDQGFVFSVMEGDAYLGLDQVERNTRLIDGFMGEIPELRNIFIVNGFGGGATPSTNEAIAGFVMAPWDQRERSTGEILEQDLQPRLDQIPALSIFAVEPPSLPSPGGGGAPVSMVIGSTGPMENLGEFTDEIIARAMASGRFIFMDSDLDFDKPRVDLKIDRDKAAQMGIDMATLTADLAPLLAGGFTGRFALDGRSYRVIPLVQRSERLNPDQLAELYTRTRDGEPVPLSNIVTFEETVVPRSLRRFQQLNAVTLSGVPRPGVTLGEALDLLDGIAAEVLPAGYTVDYAGQSRQLKAEGAQFVATFFFALVVIYLVLAAQFESFRDPLIMLMTVPMSVAGALVFISLGFTSLNIYTQVGLVTLIGLIAKHGILIVEFANQLQRKGHSMREAIEEAASLRLRPILMTTAATVIAMVPLLLATGAGAGSRFAMGLVIASGMAIGTLFTLFVVPAVYLYLARDRGRAAATESAATDPA from the coding sequence ATGCGATTCACGGACCTCTTCATCCGGAAGCCGGTGCTGGCCACCGTGGTCAGCCTGTTCATCCTGCTGCTCGGGTTGCGCGCGATCGTCGATCTGAACGTGCGCCAGTTTCCCGAAGTGAAGAACGCGGTCGTTACCGTCAGCACCGCGTATATCGGGGCGGATGCGGACCTGATCCAGGGCTTCGTGACCACGCCGCTCGAACGCGAGGTCGCGGCTGCCGAGGGCATCGACTACCTGGTCTCGACCAGCGTGCCCGGCATCAGCGTGATCCAGGCGTATCTGCGCCTGGACCATGACCCCAACGAGGCCCTGACCCAGATTGCGGCGCAGGTGAACAAGGTGCGCGGCGACCTGCCGGCCGAGGCCGAGGATCCGGTGGTGGAGCTGGCCGTCGGCGAGAGCATTGCCGCGATGTATCTGTCGTTCTTCTCCGACCGGCTCGCGAACAACCAGATCACCGACTATCTCACCCGCGTGGTGGAACCCGAGCTGTCGACCATCGCCGGGGTGCAGCGCGCGGAGATCCTCGGCGGCGAGACGTTCGCGATGCGCATCTGGCTCGATGCCGAGCGCATGGCGGCCTATGGCGTCACCGGCCGCGACGTGCGCGCGGCTTTGCAGGCGAACAACGTGCTGGCGGCGGTCGGACGCACCCGCGGGCAACTGGTCACCGTCGACCTGACCGCCGAGACCGACCTGTCCCGACTCGAGGAATTCGAACGCCTGATCGTGCGCGAGGAAGACGGCGCGATGGTACGGATCGAAGACATCGCGACCGTCGAGCTGGGCTCCGAGAACTACGACGTTTCGGTACGTTTCAACGCCCAGAACGCGACCTTCGTCGGCATCGAGCTCTCGCCTGACGCGAACGCGCTCGACGTGATCGCCGACGTGCGCCAGGCGTTTCGCGACCGCATCCGCCCGCAACTGCCCGAGGGCCTGAACGCCGAAATCGTCTACGACTCCACCGAGTACATCGAAAGCGCGATCGAGGAGGTTCTGCTGACCATCGCGCTGGCGCTCGGCGTGGTGCTGATCGTGATCTATCTGTTCCTCGGGTCGCTGCGCAGCGTGGCGATCCCGGCGGTCTCGATTCCGCTGTCGCTGATCGGCACCTTCCTGCTGATGCTGCTGATGGGCTTCTCGATCAACTTGCTGACCCTGCTCGCGATGGTGCTCGCGATCGGCATCGTCGTCGACGATGCGATCATCATGGTCGAAAACGTGCACCGCCACATCGAGGACGGGATGAAACCCTTCGATGCCGCGATCCAGGGCGCCCGGGAACTCGCCTGGCCGATCGTCGCGATGTCCACCACGCTGATCGCGGTATTCCTGCCGATCGGGTTCGTCGGCGGACTGACCGGCACACTGTTCATCGAGTTTGCGTTCACGCTGGCCGGCGCGGTGCTGATATCCGGGATCATTGCGCTGACATTGTCGCCGATGCTGGCGTCACGCATCCTGAAGGGCCACGAAGGCGGCCGACCGGGCGGCCGCCTCGAAGGCTGGCTCGACGCACGCTTCAACGCCTTGCAGGCGCGTTACCGGCACCGGCTGCACGGCGCGCTGAACGAGCGCTTCACGCTGCTCGTCTTCGGCCTGATCGTGCTCGTATCCTGTTATTTCCTGTTCATCACCAGCGCCAGCGAGCTGGAGCCACCGGAGGATCAGGGCTTCGTGTTCTCGGTGATGGAAGGCGACGCCTACCTCGGGCTGGATCAGGTCGAGCGCAACACCCGGCTGATCGACGGCTTCATGGGCGAGATTCCCGAGCTGCGCAACATCTTCATCGTCAACGGTTTCGGCGGCGGCGCCACGCCCAGCACCAACGAGGCGATCGCGGGCTTCGTGATGGCGCCCTGGGATCAGCGCGAGCGTTCGACGGGCGAGATTCTCGAACAGGATCTGCAGCCGCGGCTCGACCAGATCCCGGCGCTCAGCATCTTCGCGGTCGAGCCGCCGTCGCTGCCGAGCCCCGGGGGCGGCGGCGCGCCGGTCAGCATGGTCATCGGCTCGACCGGGCCGATGGAGAACCTCGGGGAATTCACCGACGAGATCATCGCCCGCGCGATGGCGAGCGGCCGGTTCATCTTCATGGACTCGGATCTGGACTTCGACAAGCCGCGAGTGGACCTGAAGATCGACCGCGACAAGGCCGCGCAGATGGGCATCGACATGGCGACGCTGACCGCCGACCTGGCGCCGCTGCTCGCCGGTGGTTTCACCGGCCGCTTCGCGCTCGACGGCCGCAGTTACCGCGTGATTCCGCTGGTGCAGCGCAGCGAGCGCCTGAACCCCGACCAGCTCGCCGAACTCTACACGCGCACCCGGGACGGCGAGCCGGTACCGCTGTCGAACATCGTCACGTTCGAGGAGACCGTGGTGCCGCGCAGCCTGCGCCGATTCCAGCAGCTGAACGCGGTCACGCTGTCGGGCGTGCCGCGCCCCGGCGTGACCCTCGGCGAGGCGCTGGATCTGCTCGACGGCATCGCCGCGGAAGTGCTGCCTGCGGGCTACACCGTCGACTACGCCGGCCAGTCGCGGCAGCTGAAGGCCGAGGGTGCACAGTTCGTGGCCACGTTCTTCTTCGCGCTGGTCGTGATCTACCTCGTGCTGGCAGCGCAGTTCGAATCGTTCCGCGACCCGCTGATCATGCTGATGACCGTCCCGATGTCGGTGGCAGGCGCGCTGGTGTTCATCAGCCTCGGGTTCACTTCGCTGAACATCTACACGCAGGTCGGCCTGGTCACGCTGATCGGCCTGATCGCGAAGCACGGCATCCTGATCGTCGAATTCGCGAACCAGCTGCAGAGGAAGGGGCATTCCATGCGCGAGGCGATCGAGGAGGCGGCGAGCCTGCGTCTGCGTCCGATCCTGATGACCACCGCCGCGACGGTGATCGCGATGGTCCCGCTGCTGCTGGCCACCGGCGCGGGCGCCGGCTCAAGATTCGCGATGGGCCTGGTGATCGCAAGCGGTATGGCCATTGGCACATTGTTCACGTTGTTCGTGGTTCCCGCGGTCTACCTGTACCTTGCCAGGGATCGTGGGCGCGCCGCGGCCACCGAATCCGCAGCGACCGACCCCGCCTGA
- a CDS encoding Lcl C-terminal domain-containing protein, whose amino-acid sequence MSMKRLIAGVALLLAAPLVASADPGDSRYEPIADGVVIHDHQTGLQWMRCSLGQSWTGEYCGGRADRFTWDQARDLNTEFAGKDSWRLPTMDELQTLVEYRMFNPAIDPSAFPNTPPSNFWSSSEAAYDAHYAWSVHFANGFSNWRHKRQRFEARLVRDPE is encoded by the coding sequence ATGTCAATGAAACGTCTGATCGCGGGTGTCGCGCTGTTGTTGGCCGCCCCCCTGGTGGCCTCGGCCGATCCGGGCGACTCGCGCTACGAACCGATCGCGGACGGAGTCGTGATCCACGATCACCAGACCGGGCTGCAATGGATGCGCTGCAGCCTCGGGCAGTCCTGGACAGGCGAGTACTGCGGCGGGCGTGCCGATCGCTTTACCTGGGACCAGGCGCGGGATTTGAACACCGAATTCGCGGGCAAGGATAGCTGGCGACTCCCGACAATGGACGAACTGCAGACGCTGGTCGAATATCGGATGTTCAATCCGGCCATCGATCCCTCGGCCTTCCCGAACACGCCGCCGTCGAACTTCTGGTCCTCCTCGGAGGCCGCCTACGACGCCCACTATGCCTGGAGCGTCCACTTCGCGAACGGCTTCAGCAACTGGCGCCACAAGCGCCAGCGCTTCGAGGCAAGACTGGTGCGCGATCCCGAGTGA